TCAGTAGGTTGAATTAGGATTTTTTGATCGTCCGCCCTCAACCCCTCTGATTGAGAGGGGGGGGAAACGGTTACCGCGCATACTGCAAACCAGTCCTGCAGAAAAACGTGCAGGAAACTCGCGTAAAATACCCGACCTGCCTGGTCCGCCAAGTAGCCTTGTGGTTATCTAGGCGGCGTGGGTGCCCGGTGCCGGACTTCCGATTCCGAGGTGTCCGAAGGCTAACACTGAGTCTGGGGTTGAGTTTGAAAACCTTCCCCGTAACTCAACTTTTATTATTTGTCATTCAACGCCGTATTGTGAGGAGACCCTATGACGGCTGTTATCGCAACCAACCAGACCATCCTGGTCGTGGGTGGCGGCATTAGTGGCATGACCGCGGCACTGGAGGCCGCCGAATGTGGTAAGCAGGTGGTGCTGATCGAGAAGGGACCGACCCTCGGGGGACGGGTAAGCCAGCTCTATAAGTACTTTCCCAAGCTCTGCTTTCCCACCTGTGGCCTGGAGATCAATCTGCGCCGGATCAAAGCCAATCGTAACATCCACCTGTTGACCCAGACCGAGGTGGAGCAGGTAAGTGGCGTCCCCGGGGACTTTAGCGTGACGGTGCGTCGCCACCCACGCTACGTGACCGAGGCCTGTACCGCCTGTGGCGACTGTGCCAAGGCGGTGACGGCTGAATTCGACGACGAATTCAACTACGGGATGAACCGTCGCAAGGGTGCCTATCTGCCCTACAACCTCGCCTACCCCCAGCAGTATGTCCTGGATGAGCGTCTGATCGGTACGCCTGATGCCGAGGCCGCCAAGGCCGCATGCAAGGCCAATGCCATCGACCTCGGCATGACAGAGGAGGTGATCACCCTTAAGGCGGGCGCTATTGTCTGGGCCACCGGTTGGAAGCCCTACGACGCCGCTAAGATTCAGCCCTACGGTTACGGCCGCTTCAAAAACGTCATTACCAGCGTGGAATTCGAGCGCATGCTCGACCCCTTTGGCCCGACCGGCGGCAAGATCCGTCGCCCCTCGGATGGCGCGGTGCCCAAGAATGTCGCGTTTATTCAGTGCTCTGGTTCGCGTGACCGCAACCACCTCAAGCACTGTTCGCGCATCTGCTGCATGGCTACCCTCAAGCAGACCACCTATGTCCGCGAACAGTTCGGTGATGCCGCTAAGTCGAGCGTTTACTACATCGATATCCGCGCCATCGACCGCATCGACGACTTCCATCGTCGGGTGAAGGAAGACCCAAGCGTCACCTTCATCAAGTCCAAGGTGGCCTCGATCACTCAAGACGCCTCGACCGGCGATGTCTTCCTGCATGGTAACGACCTGGAAAAACCGGGGATGGGCAGCGATATGCGCTACAAGAACCGCCACGACCTGGTGGTACTGGCGGTAGGCATGGCGCCCAGTGTCCCGGCAGACAAGATCCCGGCCAAGATTCGTTCTAATCCCCATGGTTTCATTGAACTGGATACGGGGGTGGGGATCTTCGGGGCAGGCGTCTCTTCCGAGGCGTTGGACGTGAACCGTGCGGTGCAGAATGCTACCGCTGCGGCGCTGCGGGCGATCCAGGTGGTCAACCGCGTGGCTGGAGTCGAGGGTTAACCAATGGCAGAAATTATCAAAATCGGCGCGTATCTCTGCAAGGGTTGCGGTCTCGGCGAGCGGCTTAATATCGGCGCCCTGGAAAACGCCGCCAAGCGGGCGGGTAAGGCCAATGTAGTTCGTTCCCATGGCCTGCTGTGCGGTCAGGAAGGCGTGGACATGATCCAGGCCGACATCGAGAAGGAAGGTGTCAATCGGGTCATGATCGCTGCCTGTTCACGGCGCGCCAAGACCGATGCCTTCCGTTTTGACGGTGTGGCGCTGACGCGCGCCAACCTGCGTGAAGGGGTGATCTGGGTACGTCCAGATACCAAGGATGCAAAAGAGACCACCCAGGAGATGGCCGAGGACTACGTGCGCATGGGTTGTGCCGAAGTGCGGCGCATGACGCTCCCGACCGCTAACCCCAAGGCTGTCCTCAATCGTCAGATTCTCGTAGTAGGTGGTGGTGTCAGCGGCATGACAGCGGCCCTCGAAGCCGCGCAGACCGGTTACCAGGCCACCATCGTAGAGCAGACCGACCGCCTCGGCGGCTGGGCGGGCAAGCTCTACAAGCGCGTTGCCGACCGCTACCCGTTCGCCGACCCGACAGATACCGGTGTCGCCGAGATGGTCAAAGCGATACAAAACGATGCCAAGATCACCGTTTACCTGAATGCCACCGTCAATCGTACTGGTGGTGCCCCAGGGCGGTTCGAGGTCGAGATTGTCACGGACGGTAAGGTGGTCAATGCGACCTTTGGTTCGATCATCCAGGCATCAGGATTTACCCGCTACAACCTCGCCAATCTGCCCGAACTGGGCGGTGGGGCGCTCAGAGATGTGGTGGACCAGGCTGGACTGGAGGAATTGGCGGTTGCCGCTGCGGGCGGGGCCATCAAGCGTCCTTCCGATGGACGTGAGGTGCGGACGGTTGCCTTCGTCCAATGCGCGGGCCAGCGTTCCGACAAAGCGGGTCACCTGCCCTACTGCTCGGGATTCTGTTGCACCACCTCGATCAAGCAGGCGATGTACTTCAAGGATCGCAATCCCGAGATCGATACGGTGGTCCTCTTCACCGACTTGCGCACCCCCGGTGCTGCTGGTGAGGATTTCTATCGAAGTGGTCAGCAGAAGGGCGTTACCTTCACCAAGGGCGTGGTGAGTGGGGTAACCCAGGGTACCTCCGGCCCGGTAGTGCGTTTCCATGACGAGATCCTCAACGAGCATGTGGACATGCCCGTGGATTTGGTGGTCCTCGCGACCGGTCAGGTGGCCAATGCTGGTGTGAACATTGAGACCATGACCGCGCCCCAGGTGGAAGGGCAGGGCACGCCGACCGAGCAGAAGGTATCGATCCTGAACCTGACCTACCGTCAGGGACCGGACGTGCCCCAGCTTCGGCATGGGTTTGCCGATTCCCACTTTATCTGCTTCCCCTACGAGACTCGTCGTACCGGCATCTACACCGCCGGCCCGGTGCGTCGGCCGATGGACATTGCTCAGGCGATGGAAGACGCGACCGGCGCCGCGCTCAAGGCGATCTCGGCACTCGAAAACGCAGGATTGGGACGTGCCGCGCATCCGCGCTCAGGCGACCTGTCCTTCCCGACCTTCCGTCGCGAGGGTTGTACACAGTGCAAACGTTGCACCGTGGAGTGTCCGTTCGGGGCAATTGACGAAGACGAACAGCGTTATCCGCAATTCAATGAGGCGCGTTGTCGGCGTTGCGGTACCTGTATGGGCGCTTGCCCGGTGCGTGTGATTTCCTTCGAAAACTATTCGGTGGA
The Gammaproteobacteria bacterium DNA segment above includes these coding regions:
- a CDS encoding hypothetical protein (Evidence 5 : Unknown function), whose translation is MADQAGRVFYASFLHVFLQDWFAVCAVTVSPPSQSEGLRADDQKILIQPTDHWSYFILITHPPALSHWEGVNGYRTHLIRVY
- a CDS encoding quinone-modifying oxidoreductase, subunit QmoB: MAEIIKIGAYLCKGCGLGERLNIGALENAAKRAGKANVVRSHGLLCGQEGVDMIQADIEKEGVNRVMIAACSRRAKTDAFRFDGVALTRANLREGVIWVRPDTKDAKETTQEMAEDYVRMGCAEVRRMTLPTANPKAVLNRQILVVGGGVSGMTAALEAAQTGYQATIVEQTDRLGGWAGKLYKRVADRYPFADPTDTGVAEMVKAIQNDAKITVYLNATVNRTGGAPGRFEVEIVTDGKVVNATFGSIIQASGFTRYNLANLPELGGGALRDVVDQAGLEELAVAAAGGAIKRPSDGREVRTVAFVQCAGQRSDKAGHLPYCSGFCCTTSIKQAMYFKDRNPEIDTVVLFTDLRTPGAAGEDFYRSGQQKGVTFTKGVVSGVTQGTSGPVVRFHDEILNEHVDMPVDLVVLATGQVANAGVNIETMTAPQVEGQGTPTEQKVSILNLTYRQGPDVPQLRHGFADSHFICFPYETRRTGIYTAGPVRRPMDIAQAMEDATGAALKAISALENAGLGRAAHPRSGDLSFPTFRREGCTQCKRCTVECPFGAIDEDEQRYPQFNEARCRRCGTCMGACPVRVISFENYSVETVGQQVKSLEIPDEFSGKPRILVLACENDAYPALDMAGQNRLEYSAFVRIIPVRCLGSVNTIWLNDALNNGYDGVMLMGCQKGDNYQCHFVKGSEMAHYRMSKIGDTLKGMNLDVERVATYEVSITDIHRIPKLINDYAAMIEKIGPSPFKGF
- a CDS encoding quinone-modifying oxidoreductase, subunit QmoA; protein product: MTAVIATNQTILVVGGGISGMTAALEAAECGKQVVLIEKGPTLGGRVSQLYKYFPKLCFPTCGLEINLRRIKANRNIHLLTQTEVEQVSGVPGDFSVTVRRHPRYVTEACTACGDCAKAVTAEFDDEFNYGMNRRKGAYLPYNLAYPQQYVLDERLIGTPDAEAAKAACKANAIDLGMTEEVITLKAGAIVWATGWKPYDAAKIQPYGYGRFKNVITSVEFERMLDPFGPTGGKIRRPSDGAVPKNVAFIQCSGSRDRNHLKHCSRICCMATLKQTTYVREQFGDAAKSSVYYIDIRAIDRIDDFHRRVKEDPSVTFIKSKVASITQDASTGDVFLHGNDLEKPGMGSDMRYKNRHDLVVLAVGMAPSVPADKIPAKIRSNPHGFIELDTGVGIFGAGVSSEALDVNRAVQNATAAALRAIQVVNRVAGVEG